The Leptospira paudalimensis region AAAAAAGGCAACCTGTGCTAATAATTTTGTTCCACTTAAATTGAGTAAGGTGGAGATTAGAATCATAACAATTGCAATCCAAATAAATCCAGTATTTCCCAGTTCCACTCCGAGAAGGTTACTTAGAAAAGGAGCACCACCAACGGCGACCGCTGCAACAGATGTAAACAATGCCCAAGCATAAACCCACGCGGCCATCCAAGCAAATTTATCACCAACAAGTCGCAGTGACCATGGGTAAATCCCCCCAGAGATTGGGTACTGGGATACCACTTCGCCAAAAACCAAACAAACTAAAAATTGACCGAGTCCAACAAGGAGATAGTTCCAAATCATGGGTGGTCCACCCGCCTGGATGGCTAGGGCAAATACGGAATATACACCTACAACGGGAGACAGATACGTAAAACCGAGAGAAAAGTTTTCCCAAAAACTCATACTCCGTTCAAATTCTGATTTTAATCCGAGGCTCTTTAATTGTTCGGCGTCTCGGTCTAAGGATGTTTGGTTCATTCCATTACCTTTTGTTTGGTCGTAATTGGTTTGGTTTTACTAGAGGGTCTCTTTTCTACAAACGATTTTGTTTTTCCATTGACGAAACGAGAATCGGAAGAATCATCTTTTACTTACGGTACATCGAATGAAAAAAAGTATACTCTTCCTATTAACATGTGTGTTTGCGCTTTCTTGTGCAAGTTCAGAATCAAAAGATGCTGGTTCCAATGAACCTGGTCTTATGGATAAATTGATCGAAAAGGCAAATTCCGAAGAAGGCCAAAAAGCCATTCAAATGGGAAAAGAAAAACTCCAAGACCCTGAAACACAAGAAAAGATCAAAGGGATGATGTCTAAGGACAAAAAGAAAAAAGACCCAACTGCCATTCCTGGCCAATAACGATTACAGTTTGGTTTAGGCTCCTGCGGGAACGAATTCCAGGGAGCCTTTCTTTTCAACCAAATCGTACTAGATCAGGATCATTCCCTGAGATTTCAAATATCTGTTTTAAAATCCAGTGTCTAACGTTCGTTATATCACCTGTCTCACAAAAATAAAACAAGGAAAAACTCACTAACTTTGTATCGTTCACCAAACAAAGTTTAGAATCAATTTGGATCAAATCTTCCCAATTTGAAAACGGATATTCCTTACCATACCACTCGATGGATGTTTTTGTGATGGAAATTTCCTTCGCGCGTTTTTGTTGGTAAAACACATATAAATAAGGAAAAAATCCTAAAACTAAATTTAGAAATAAAAATACCAGTTGTCCTATTGACGGAGGAAACATTTCCCAATGAGAAACAGATAGGGAAAAAAGATCACCGATTGCAAATTGTATGATGAGTGTTAGGGCAATGCTGACACATAACGCAACAAAAACTAAAATTCCTTGTTTATAATTCGATTTCAATGTGACCTTTTGGTTTTGTTTTACAACTGATAACATGGAATCTTTAGAAAATTGAATCTCTTGGTCCAAAATGATTTGAGGGATTTTTCGTTTGTGAATCGGCAAATCGAATTCAGAAGGTTGAATTGTGAGTCCATCGGAAGTGAGGATGGGTATATGTAAATGTTTACAGATCTTTTCCCCATCAAATCGTAATTTTGAATAGTTAGTTCCTTCAATGAGTTGGATTTTTTCCAAACCTACATTTCCTAAAACCGTGTAAACCGTGACGGTTCGGCTTCCATTTTTTGTTTTTACTGTATACGAATATTCAGAATAAGAAATGGAGTTAATACTTTGAAAAGGTAAGGTTTTGACTTCCTTTTTTCGTTCAAACCAATGGATGGTTTTTGTGGTTAAATCAAAAACAGTTTCTTTCGGTTTGGTAGTAATTGCCAAAAGAAAATGGGGGAGTGCAAAAAAAAGAATCATAAAGATCCCGACAATTCCAAAACTAAGAAAGTCAGTTTCCTCAAATTCGGTCATGGAAAATACAACCCCAATGACAATGAAAGTGAATAATTCAGAGACCACGAGTATGACTCGAACCAACTTTAAATTTGTCGATTTATGATCGTACCAACGTAATTCTTTTTCCATCGGTAAAAACTACCTAATCCTTTATAATTTGAGACTAGCAGGCTCTGGAATGGAAGCAGATGGTTTCATAAACAAATAACCTTGGGAATACTCTATTCCTAAGGACTCAACTAAATCTTGTATGGCGGGGCGATCTACAAATTCAGCAACAACTTTTGCGCCTATTCCTCGTGCTAAGTCAACAATACCTTGAACCAATAAATATGCTGTTTTGTTTTCAGGTAAGTTTTTGATAAACTTACCATCAATTTTTAAATAATCTGGGTTAAATTCCAATAGTCGAGCAAGGTTGGAATATTGTACCCCAAAATCATCGATCGCTATTTGGCAACCTATGGATTTTAAATCTTTGATTGTAGATAAACTATGTTTGTGTTCTGAAAAACTGATGTCTTCTAGGATCTCGAAGGTCACACGTGTTGGATTAATTTTATAATGGGAGAGTCTTGATTCTACCCATTTGCTAAAACTTTTATATTCTAATTCTGATTCGGTTAAATTAATCGAAAAATCATAAGGGAAATTGGAAAAGTATTGCATGGACTCATCAATCATTTGTAAGCCAATCATACGAATGCTTCCCGTGACTTTTGCTAATTTCAAAAATACATCTGGTGTTAAAATTGTATCTCTGTCTTTAATCCTTGCTAAACATTCAAATTTTCGTATTTCCTTTGTTTGGTTGTCCAAAATTCCTTGGAAAAAAGGCACAATCTGTTTATTGGAAATGGCAGAATGGATTTTTTGACTCAGTTGGAAGTTTTGTAAGTGGTGGTCTGTTGATAAATCTTCCGTATAGGAAACAAAATCCATTGAGTTTTGGATTTCTGCTTGGAAGAGGGCAAGTTTTGCTTTGTAATAACAATCTTCCTGTCCCGTAGCTGATGCATACCGACAGTCCAAATGGAATCCGACACCATCCAAATAAAATTCATCAGATTTGAGCATCATTCGGAAACTTCGAATTGTATCAACTAATGCTTGTTCGGAGAGATTCGAAAGAATGGCAATTTCATCCGAATACAAATGGAATACCTTATGTTCATTTTGCAAATGTACCGTGAGAAGTTGTAATAATTTGCGAAAAATCTTACGATACACTTCGATCCCAAAGGTTTTGATGATTGTTGGGAAGGTTACAATTTTGATAAGCAAAATCGATTGGTTTGTGTTGGAAATATTATTGCTTTTGAGTTCTTTTGCTAGAGATTCAAAATTAGGAAATTTTGTGTCACGGTGGAAATAGAGAGAATCAGCAAGTTCTTTGTTTTTTTCTTCCAAAGACTTTTCTTGGAAAAAAGCATCGATTGCCTGTTTGATGGTAAGTTCCAAATCATGTGCATCCCATGGTTTGGACAAATATCGGTACAAACAACCATGATTGAGTGCATTCCCTATGGCTTGCGCGGGAGCCTGACCCGTTAACATGATTTTTTTGGTACGGGGATGGGTTTTTTGCATTTCGATGAGAAATTCATCACCTTTTTGGCCTGGCATCACATGGTCGCAGATGACAACTGCTAAATCAGCCCCACTGCTATCTATTTCTTTCATGATTTCTTTGGCAGTTTCTGCACTTTCGGCAGTTTCTATGGTAAACCCTGAACCAAAGACTTTCTTTAGTTGTTCTTTCAGGTTCCAAAGGATAAAGAATTCATCATCAATGCATAAGATGTAAGGTTTTTCGTTCAAAGGGCACCCAGGAGAAGCGTTTTAAATGAATCCCAATCTTCCAGATTATGCAAGAATTATTTGCAGTTGACAAGTTCACGTCTTTGGTTCTAATTTAGCCGTTCCAAGGTACTTGGGGCATGCATTTCTTTTTAAGAGGACAGGAATGGTTTCAAATAAAATTTATGTAGGGAATTTAAAATTTTCCCTCAAGGAAGAGAATATCCGGCAAATTTTTTCAGTGTATGGAGTGATCCAAGATTTGAAAATGATACATGATCGAGAGACTGGCAATTTTAGAGGGTTTGCCTTTATCACTTATGCAAATCCAAGTGAGGCGGAGGAAGCAGTGGCACAAATGAATGGCCAACCTGTAGATGGTCGCAACCTAAAAGTTACGTTTGCCGAGGACAAAAGAAAAGAAAAACAGAACTAAAATTCACTTTTCTTACTAGTACTACCAAATAAAGAAGGAGGATGACCTCATCCTCTGCATCTCCTGTTCATAAAATAGAAGATTATTCTCCCTGCCTTTGGTTCACGCCAAAGGTCCATTTGCGGTTCGATTTGGACCCTCACCATACAGTTGTCAGAGCCGATTACGAGGTAAAGTCCAATGGGAATCAAATTTCTCCCTTATTTTTAAATGGGGAAAATTTGGAGTTTTTATCGCTACGTGTGAACGGAAGGGTTGTTGACCCCTCTGAATATAAAATCACAGATTTAGGTCTGGAACTCATGGAACCACCAAGTGAGGTTTTCCAACTCACGGTTGAGAACCGCATTTGCCCCAATCAGAATACAAGTTTAGAAGGGTTGTACCAATCCGGATCTATGTTGTGTACACAAAATGAACCAGAAGGCTTTCGTAAGATTGTTTATTCCGTTGATCGCCCAGACAATATGATGCAGTTTACGGTTACCATTGTTGGTGACCCGAGTTATTTTCCTGTTATGTTATCCAATGGAAATTTAAAAGAGGAACACCCACCAGTGAGTGGCAAAAGAGAAGTGGTATGGGAGGATCCATTCCCAAAACCAACATACTTATTTGCGCTAGTTGCAGGAGAATTAATCGAAACAAAAGACGAGTTTATCACAAAATCAGGAAGGAATGTCACACTCAAAATTTTTGTCGAAAAAGGAAATGAAGAAAAGGTAAGTTTTGCATTCGAATCCTTAAAACAGGCAATGAAGTGGGACGAGGATACCTTTGGACTAGAATATGATTTAGATTTATTTATGATTGTCGCCGTGGAAGACTTCAATATGGGAGCGATGGAAAATAAAGGTTTAAATCTTTTTAACGCAAAACTCGTACTCGCTGATAAAAAATCGGCAACAGATGAAACCTTTGAATCAATAATGGCAGTGATTGGCCATGAATACTTCCACAATTGGACAGGGAATCGTGTCACCTTACGGAACTGGTTCAATTTAACGTTAAAGGAAGGGCTTACTGTATTTCGTGACCAATGGTTTACGGAAGACATGACAGACCCTGCCGTCAAACGCATCAAAGACATTTTGTTTTTGAAGGAACACCAATTCCCTGAAGACCAAGGTCCTATGGCTCATCCCATCATTCCAAAATCATACACAGAAATGAATAATTTTTATACGGTGACAGTCTATGAAAAAGGGGCAGAAGTCATACGACTCGTTTCCCAAATCCTTGGAAGAGAAGGATTCAAAAAAGGCCTTCAGGATTATCTGACTCGTTTTGATGGCCAAGGTGTCACTTTTGAAGAGTTTATTTCCAGTATGGAAAGCGCACATGGAAAACCAATTCCTTATCTAAGGAACTGGTACCATCGGAGTGGAACTCCTATCTTACATGTTGAGGAGGAATTTGACCAAAGGAATCAAGATTGGGTATATACGATTAAAGATAAATCGGATACGAACCTACCTCTTGTGTTTGTCAATTCATACGCAGCGTTTGATTCTAATGGGACACTGATCACTGAAAACAAACGAATCCATGAAGGAACAGAAGATCAAATCAGAATCAAAACTCCAAATGGTTCCGAATCAAAACCAATTGTTTCTTTTTTTCGAGGGATGTCGAGTCCAGTTCTTTTAAAATCAGAAATGACAAAGGAAGAGATCCGGATTTTAGCAGAACATGAGCCAGACGGTGTCTCTCGGTTTTTTTCCTTTCAAAACCTTATTTTTTTATGGATGT contains the following coding sequences:
- a CDS encoding EAL domain-containing response regulator, producing MNEKPYILCIDDEFFILWNLKEQLKKVFGSGFTIETAESAETAKEIMKEIDSSGADLAVVICDHVMPGQKGDEFLIEMQKTHPRTKKIMLTGQAPAQAIGNALNHGCLYRYLSKPWDAHDLELTIKQAIDAFFQEKSLEEKNKELADSLYFHRDTKFPNFESLAKELKSNNISNTNQSILLIKIVTFPTIIKTFGIEVYRKIFRKLLQLLTVHLQNEHKVFHLYSDEIAILSNLSEQALVDTIRSFRMMLKSDEFYLDGVGFHLDCRYASATGQEDCYYKAKLALFQAEIQNSMDFVSYTEDLSTDHHLQNFQLSQKIHSAISNKQIVPFFQGILDNQTKEIRKFECLARIKDRDTILTPDVFLKLAKVTGSIRMIGLQMIDESMQYFSNFPYDFSINLTESELEYKSFSKWVESRLSHYKINPTRVTFEILEDISFSEHKHSLSTIKDLKSIGCQIAIDDFGVQYSNLARLLEFNPDYLKIDGKFIKNLPENKTAYLLVQGIVDLARGIGAKVVAEFVDRPAIQDLVESLGIEYSQGYLFMKPSASIPEPASLKL
- a CDS encoding RNA recognition motif domain-containing protein, with protein sequence MVSNKIYVGNLKFSLKEENIRQIFSVYGVIQDLKMIHDRETGNFRGFAFITYANPSEAEEAVAQMNGQPVDGRNLKVTFAEDKRKEKQN
- the pepN gene encoding aminopeptidase N, which codes for MTSSSASPVHKIEDYSPCLWFTPKVHLRFDLDPHHTVVRADYEVKSNGNQISPLFLNGENLEFLSLRVNGRVVDPSEYKITDLGLELMEPPSEVFQLTVENRICPNQNTSLEGLYQSGSMLCTQNEPEGFRKIVYSVDRPDNMMQFTVTIVGDPSYFPVMLSNGNLKEEHPPVSGKREVVWEDPFPKPTYLFALVAGELIETKDEFITKSGRNVTLKIFVEKGNEEKVSFAFESLKQAMKWDEDTFGLEYDLDLFMIVAVEDFNMGAMENKGLNLFNAKLVLADKKSATDETFESIMAVIGHEYFHNWTGNRVTLRNWFNLTLKEGLTVFRDQWFTEDMTDPAVKRIKDILFLKEHQFPEDQGPMAHPIIPKSYTEMNNFYTVTVYEKGAEVIRLVSQILGREGFKKGLQDYLTRFDGQGVTFEEFISSMESAHGKPIPYLRNWYHRSGTPILHVEEEFDQRNQDWVYTIKDKSDTNLPLVFVNSYAAFDSNGTLITENKRIHEGTEDQIRIKTPNGSESKPIVSFFRGMSSPVLLKSEMTKEEIRILAEHEPDGVSRFFSFQNLIFLWMSEALKDGNKKENLTDVLEIIQSSFKKGWDKTYFSFYLTFPSLMQFCEHLQFFDYKQVESLRKFAIKTIADTFTKEFQSLYEENRKTIPKQSKEEIGKRRLKNTALYYLLHHPKVSFESLAISQQREAKHMSEEIFALRSLIEIGSKEKEQVISLFYDKWKHDALVLDVWFAAQVATGENHISDLERLEKHSKFNLKNPNKVRSLFFSFARNPLSFHEREGKGYEVIAERIKQLNGINPQIAAGLTKLFSQSSKQIGDLPKIAKRELEGIQNLPQISKDLGEVVGKIIKSL